The proteins below are encoded in one region of Microvirga ossetica:
- a CDS encoding IS3 family transposase (programmed frameshift), whose translation MPKSRFTREFQDEAVRLVLTSGRSQRAIADDLGVNRSTLARWMAEHQDTRPSSAMPPSEDVMDELKRLRRENEVLRQERDILKKATGFFRQGGKSMRFTFIDAAKAEFPIQRLCQVLEVSQSGYFAWRSRPACQRQRDDLMLLAHVRSAFRESNGTYGSPRMTRELQDQGLPIGRRRTARLMRENGLKARQKRRFKRTTDSHHAFPIAPNLLEQDFSAERPNQKWNADISYVWTGEGWLYLAVVLDLFARRVVGWAVSDRLHKELALEALRKALVIRRPSEGLTHHADRGSQYCSIEYQAELRKHGIRISMSGKGNCYDNSVVETFFKTLKSELVWRTVFQTRAEAREAIGRYIDGFYNPVRRHSTLDYVSPVQFERLAG comes from the exons ATGCCGAAGAGCCGTTTTACGAGAGAGTTTCAGGATGAGGCCGTCCGCCTCGTTTTGACGAGTGGGCGCTCTCAGCGCGCGATCGCCGATGATCTCGGGGTGAACCGTTCGACGCTCGCGCGCTGGATGGCCGAGCACCAGGACACACGGCCTTCGTCGGCCATGCCGCCCAGTGAGGATGTCATGGACGAGCTCAAGCGCCTCCGTCGCGAGAACGAGGTGCTGCGGCAAGAGCGCGACATCCTCAAGAAGGCCACCG GCTTTTTTCGTCAAGGAGGGAAGTCGATGAGGTTCACGTTCATCGATGCGGCGAAAGCGGAATTCCCCATCCAGCGCCTGTGCCAAGTTCTTGAGGTGAGCCAGAGCGGCTACTTTGCCTGGCGAAGTCGTCCGGCCTGCCAGCGTCAGCGCGACGATCTGATGCTGCTCGCCCATGTCCGATCCGCCTTTCGAGAATCGAATGGCACCTATGGCAGCCCACGGATGACGCGCGAACTCCAGGATCAGGGCCTGCCGATCGGGCGCCGTCGGACGGCCCGACTGATGCGCGAGAATGGGCTCAAGGCCCGGCAGAAACGTCGCTTCAAGCGCACCACCGACAGCCACCACGCCTTTCCTATTGCTCCCAACCTGCTCGAGCAGGACTTCTCGGCCGAGCGCCCGAACCAGAAATGGAACGCTGATATCTCGTACGTGTGGACGGGTGAGGGCTGGCTCTATCTGGCCGTGGTCCTGGATCTGTTTGCCCGACGGGTGGTTGGCTGGGCGGTCAGCGACCGACTGCACAAGGAGCTGGCGCTTGAGGCGCTGCGCAAGGCTCTGGTGATCCGAAGGCCCAGTGAGGGGCTGACCCATCACGCGGACCGTGGCAGCCAATATTGTTCGATCGAGTATCAGGCCGAGTTGCGGAAGCACGGCATCCGGATCTCGATGTCCGGGAAGGGAAATTGCTACGACAACTCGGTGGTCGAGACCTTCTTCAAGACCTTGAAATCCGAATTGGTCTGGCGCACCGTGTTCCAGACCAGGGCCGAGGCCCGGGAGGCCATTGGGCGTTACATCGACGGCTTCTACAATCCCGTCCGGCGTCATTCAACACTGGACTATGTCAGTCCGGTTCAGTTCGAAAGGCTGGCCGGATAG
- a CDS encoding SOS response-associated peptidase, which translates to MCNLYSVHTTQAMIRKTFNVNRDNAGNMPPLPGVFPDQMAPVVRVHDGERELLQMRWGFPPPPNVGNQPVTNVRNVVSPFWRAWLKPQYRCLVPLTSFSEYKDTKPRKTPIWFALSRERPLVAFAGIWRPWTGVRGTKADPAEGEHLLYSFLTSEPNGIVGPIHPKAMPVILTTPEEYETWLTAPTEEALKLQRPLPDDMLEIVAEGQRSDQPEAA; encoded by the coding sequence GTGTGCAATCTCTACAGCGTCCACACCACCCAGGCGATGATCCGGAAGACCTTCAACGTCAACCGGGACAATGCCGGCAACATGCCTCCCCTGCCTGGCGTTTTCCCGGACCAGATGGCACCGGTGGTGCGGGTGCATGACGGAGAGCGTGAACTGCTGCAGATGCGCTGGGGCTTTCCGCCGCCTCCGAATGTCGGCAACCAACCGGTCACGAATGTGCGCAACGTCGTCTCCCCGTTCTGGCGGGCGTGGCTCAAGCCGCAATACCGCTGTCTCGTGCCGCTGACCTCCTTCAGCGAGTACAAGGACACCAAGCCCCGCAAGACGCCGATCTGGTTCGCCCTGTCGAGGGAACGGCCACTGGTGGCCTTTGCGGGGATCTGGCGGCCGTGGACGGGCGTGCGCGGCACCAAGGCCGATCCGGCCGAGGGCGAGCACCTGCTCTATTCATTTCTGACCTCAGAGCCGAACGGCATTGTTGGGCCGATCCATCCCAAGGCGATGCCGGTGATCCTGACGACGCCTGAGGAATACGAGACCTGGCTGACCGCGCCGACGGAGGAAGCTTTGAAGCTGCAGCGGCCCCTTCCTGACGACATGCTCGAGATAGTTGCTGAAGGCCAGCGATCAGACCAGCCGGAGGCGGCTTGA
- the repC gene encoding plasmid replication protein RepC — protein MQLASSGGRRLRHAALAARELALEAGRTVTRKELSAAAREAAKALELRNGPRSVLSELVACWGEQEWERLLVWPSNDYLVSRTGLSERGIRKAFRVLIDKQLMVPKESPNGKRYAVKDLAGELVDAFGFDLTPVYARRGEWAERLIEMKQAKEARKRTFDEITIARRAAQEALSSLAQEYPDLDRSDLEEQFQGLLARTPVRSTKAMPIDMLEEWKSLRGACEEAYYKAGYAGTQYRHTNNNNGSPSESCNKGFPKKAEAVRQTEQPPEHLSPELILEACPTLSDYGQPVRDVADIVSAGRYLRASLGAHESAWAEAVDEIGVIRAAIAVIYVLQLYEDDAARNGGESRIKNPGGYFRALVRMIKAGKLDLGVELLAMRRRRMS, from the coding sequence ATGCAACTCGCATCGTCAGGAGGCCGGCGGCTGAGACATGCCGCTCTGGCCGCGAGAGAGCTTGCGCTCGAAGCCGGGCGCACGGTAACGCGTAAAGAACTATCTGCGGCAGCTCGCGAGGCTGCCAAGGCCCTGGAATTGCGGAACGGACCCCGATCGGTCCTGTCCGAGCTCGTCGCCTGCTGGGGCGAGCAGGAGTGGGAGCGGCTGCTGGTATGGCCATCCAACGATTATCTGGTCAGCCGCACTGGGTTGTCCGAGCGTGGGATCCGCAAGGCGTTCCGTGTCCTCATCGACAAGCAACTGATGGTCCCAAAGGAATCGCCCAACGGGAAGCGATATGCGGTCAAGGACTTAGCTGGCGAACTCGTCGACGCCTTCGGCTTCGACTTGACCCCCGTTTATGCCAGGCGAGGGGAGTGGGCCGAACGGCTCATTGAGATGAAGCAGGCCAAGGAAGCCCGCAAGCGCACCTTCGACGAGATCACCATTGCTCGAAGGGCCGCTCAGGAAGCTCTTAGCAGCTTGGCGCAAGAGTACCCTGATCTTGATCGCTCCGATCTTGAGGAGCAGTTTCAGGGGCTGTTGGCTCGCACACCGGTGCGCAGCACGAAGGCCATGCCGATTGATATGCTGGAGGAGTGGAAATCCCTGAGAGGGGCTTGTGAGGAAGCTTATTATAAGGCGGGCTATGCCGGAACTCAGTACCGTCACACTAATAACAACAACGGATCTCCTAGTGAGTCTTGTAACAAAGGCTTTCCGAAGAAAGCTGAGGCGGTTCGTCAAACCGAACAACCACCGGAGCACCTATCACCGGAATTGATCCTCGAGGCATGCCCCACCCTCAGCGACTACGGCCAACCGGTGCGGGATGTCGCCGATATCGTGTCGGCCGGGCGCTACCTGCGGGCATCCCTGGGGGCTCACGAGAGCGCCTGGGCCGAGGCCGTCGATGAGATCGGGGTCATCAGAGCCGCGATTGCGGTGATCTATGTGCTGCAGCTCTATGAGGACGATGCCGCCCGGAACGGCGGGGAGAGCCGGATCAAGAACCCAGGCGGCTACTTCCGCGCGCTCGTGCGCATGATCAAGGCCGGAAAGCTCGACCTCGGCGTCGAACTCCTCGCCATGCGGAGGCGAAGAATGTCATAG
- a CDS encoding KGG domain-containing protein, whose translation MSEERRREIASKGGKSDPAEKRHFSQNTAPASQAGRKGGQNSPSRRKDHQG comes from the coding sequence ATGAGTGAGGAAAGGCGTCGCGAGATCGCAAGCAAAGGCGGCAAGAGCGACCCGGCTGAAAAGCGCCATTTCTCCCAGAACACTGCACCCGCCTCCCAAGCTGGCCGCAAGGGAGGCCAGAACTCCCCGAGCCGCAGGAAGGATCATCAAGGATAG
- a CDS encoding excalibur calcium-binding domain-containing protein: protein MRKVLIAAFAAMMITGPVGAAGVLSDPPAKASVEQVKEFMVAQRQSCKAASSCQEAVEMWCGGYSRADGDGDGVPCENVCRSKSQVDTIKQRIGC, encoded by the coding sequence ATGAGAAAAGTACTGATCGCGGCATTTGCCGCAATGATGATCACTGGACCAGTAGGCGCAGCGGGAGTCCTCTCGGATCCGCCGGCGAAGGCGAGCGTCGAGCAGGTGAAGGAGTTCATGGTAGCTCAGCGTCAGAGCTGCAAGGCAGCCAGCTCGTGCCAAGAGGCTGTGGAGATGTGGTGCGGCGGGTACAGCCGGGCAGATGGTGATGGCGACGGCGTCCCGTGCGAGAATGTCTGCCGGTCCAAGTCTCAGGTCGATACGATCAAGCAGCGGATTGGCTGCTGA
- a CDS encoding WGR domain-containing protein translates to MSEDAIQYLVLDRCDPTCNMARYYVLAIEPSLFGNPTLIREWGRIGLPGQRKVELHENQSRAVEALETWLQRKRRRGYELRDGTAAGAGQTGCSTCQSRADGSW, encoded by the coding sequence ATGTCTGAAGACGCGATCCAGTACCTGGTGCTCGACAGGTGTGATCCCACCTGCAACATGGCTCGCTACTATGTCCTGGCGATCGAACCAAGCCTGTTTGGTAACCCCACCTTGATCCGTGAGTGGGGTCGCATCGGCCTGCCAGGGCAGAGAAAGGTTGAGCTTCACGAAAACCAATCCCGAGCAGTGGAAGCTCTTGAAACATGGCTCCAGAGGAAGCGGCGACGCGGCTATGAGCTCAGAGATGGGACTGCCGCGGGAGCGGGCCAAACCGGCTGCAGCACCTGCCAAAGCCGGGCGGACGGCTCATGGTAA
- a CDS encoding DUF6894 family protein gives MTAAGTSGRVSLRGLALEQPGSTGGLPLLCACQKASLRQPDMQHYHFNLTGGYRLCPDPTGLTLAGPEAARQHALEDARALLESWMARNLRRLLPR, from the coding sequence ATGACGGCGGCCGGAACCTCGGGTCGCGTTTCCCTTCGCGGGCTGGCCCTGGAACAGCCGGGCTCGACAGGAGGACTACCCTTGTTATGCGCCTGTCAGAAGGCCTCCCTGAGGCAGCCCGACATGCAGCATTACCACTTCAACCTCACAGGCGGGTACCGGTTGTGCCCGGATCCCACCGGGCTCACCTTGGCTGGCCCTGAGGCGGCGCGCCAGCATGCTCTTGAGGATGCTCGTGCCCTGCTCGAGAGCTGGATGGCCCGCAATCTGCGCCGCTTACTTCCCAGGTAA
- a CDS encoding calcium-binding protein, producing the protein MATFILPVYGTPMADYIIGDDALDFIHGEGGNDTIYGAGGRDRLFGGDGNDRLWGGVDRDLLYGSIGNDVLRGGNGADSIHGGEGNDILYGDAGKDVLYGDAGDDVLYGGNENGILNGGSGNDKLYGSWNEDNLIGGSGNDFLSGKTGNDTLSGGEGNDRLVSGEGYDNFVFKTALDANTNVDKLTDFNPWADRISLESDIFRKIGGRGKLKDDAFWIGSKAHDASDRIIYNKTHGALYFDQDGTGSAYQPIKFAVIGKVDLSAAAIWVI; encoded by the coding sequence ATGGCCACGTTCATCCTTCCGGTCTACGGAACCCCAATGGCTGACTACATCATTGGAGATGACGCCCTGGATTTCATCCATGGCGAGGGAGGGAATGACACGATTTACGGAGCTGGAGGGAGAGACCGGCTTTTCGGGGGAGATGGAAACGACAGGCTATGGGGCGGCGTTGACAGAGACCTGCTCTATGGCAGCATCGGGAACGACGTCCTGCGAGGCGGGAATGGAGCCGATTCCATTCATGGGGGAGAGGGGAACGACATCCTGTATGGAGATGCTGGCAAGGATGTTCTGTACGGCGACGCTGGCGACGATGTCCTCTACGGCGGAAACGAGAACGGAATTCTCAACGGCGGATCCGGAAACGATAAACTCTACGGGAGCTGGAACGAGGATAACCTTATCGGCGGATCTGGGAACGATTTTCTCTCTGGGAAGACAGGCAACGATACCTTGTCAGGCGGAGAGGGCAACGACAGGCTCGTCAGCGGTGAAGGCTACGATAACTTCGTCTTCAAAACGGCGCTTGATGCTAACACAAACGTAGACAAATTGACTGACTTCAATCCATGGGCAGATCGCATCAGCCTTGAATCGGATATTTTCAGGAAGATCGGTGGCCGCGGCAAGCTCAAGGACGATGCGTTTTGGATCGGCTCGAAGGCGCATGATGCCTCGGACCGGATCATCTACAACAAAACACATGGCGCATTGTATTTCGACCAAGATGGCACTGGGTCAGCGTATCAGCCGATAAAGTTCGCTGTTATCGGCAAGGTGGATCTGAGCGCCGCTGCAATCTGGGTCATCTGA
- a CDS encoding antitoxin Xre/MbcA/ParS toxin-binding domain-containing protein: MPLNGSDREFTPYTAEKVDPLVDQAITHLERQIEQLRSLKGATPEIAMVIGKAHEIFGDLGALWLVRQNQVLQARPLDLIAQGKTDQVLQLLGQIEYGVYV, encoded by the coding sequence ATGCCACTCAACGGAAGTGATCGAGAGTTTACGCCTTACACGGCAGAGAAGGTCGACCCTCTGGTCGATCAAGCGATCACGCATCTTGAGCGCCAGATCGAGCAACTCAGGTCGCTCAAAGGAGCCACGCCGGAAATTGCGATGGTGATCGGGAAAGCGCACGAGATCTTCGGCGATCTCGGGGCGCTGTGGTTGGTGCGGCAGAACCAGGTTCTGCAGGCCAGACCTCTGGATCTGATTGCTCAGGGGAAGACGGACCAGGTCCTCCAGCTTCTCGGCCAGATCGAGTATGGAGTGTATGTGTGA
- a CDS encoding IS630 transposase-related protein, with product MTQSYSLDLRVRVVAFVEAGHSCRAAARHFGVSDSFAIKLLQRQKTSGSPTPARQGRPPGRRRLSPYETFLIQAVEAKPDITMPELAARLLEEHGIVAAPATLSRLLCRHGFTYKKAQLAAECARADVREERRVWHTQRQPRMRQQPYRLVFLDETYVNTKMTRLRGRSRRGQRLRAAAPFGHWKTHTFLKVLS from the coding sequence ATGACCCAGAGCTACTCTCTCGATCTACGCGTGCGCGTGGTGGCGTTTGTGGAAGCGGGTCACTCTTGCCGGGCCGCGGCGCGCCACTTTGGGGTCAGCGACAGCTTCGCCATCAAGCTGCTTCAGCGCCAGAAGACGTCCGGATCGCCCACTCCGGCGCGACAGGGCCGTCCACCCGGACGCCGGAGGCTTTCGCCCTACGAGACGTTTCTGATCCAAGCCGTCGAGGCCAAGCCGGACATCACCATGCCCGAACTCGCGGCTCGGCTGCTGGAGGAGCATGGGATCGTCGCCGCCCCGGCCACTCTCTCGCGGCTGCTGTGCCGGCACGGCTTCACCTATAAAAAAGCCCAGTTGGCCGCGGAATGCGCACGCGCCGACGTGCGTGAGGAGCGCCGGGTCTGGCACACGCAGCGTCAGCCGCGGATGCGCCAGCAGCCATATCGGTTGGTGTTCTTGGATGAGACCTACGTCAATACCAAGATGACGCGCCTGCGAGGCCGGAGCCGCAGAGGTCAGCGCTTGCGCGCTGCAGCCCCCTTTGGCCACTGGAAGACCCACACCTTTCTGAAGGTGCTTTCATGA
- a CDS encoding tannase/feruloyl esterase family alpha/beta hydrolase, which produces MQSATLVAADAANNPNGEYCAVKGLIVPVSAEAPNMEFQVNLPTNWNGKAVQLGGGGYNGTLVTGLGIAGLQPATVPTPLRQGYVTLGSDGGHKGAPGFDGTFGMNDEALLNFGKQAVKKTHDVALAVVKARYGTAPRRFYYIGNSQGGHEALDAAARYSADYDGVVANYPAYNVTLLHLGSLNAGKALYANGGAGWMNAAETKLLTDAVHQACDGLDGAQDGIISNIAGCNAAFNIETVKSTLRCPNGSDTGDTCLSDAQIAAVEKIASPYRPGFAIAGMEEFPRWSLLEGARFEGRSTFGTRPVPGNPPTSADALLYNAGAATTKFILTRNPAFDALTFEPTTLKGRTQGAGAIMDVTDIDLTPFRQKGGKIILLHGTTDDFITPHNTVAYYNRHKALQGEANMDSFVRFYVVPGLSHGFGAFNAKYDGLAVLDNWVETDKAPETLVAIDGNQGANRTRPMCRYPSWPRYNGSGSMDDAANFNCVSQ; this is translated from the coding sequence GTGCAATCCGCGACCCTTGTGGCCGCCGACGCAGCCAACAACCCGAATGGAGAGTACTGCGCTGTTAAGGGGCTGATCGTGCCGGTCTCGGCCGAAGCCCCAAACATGGAATTCCAGGTCAACTTGCCGACGAACTGGAACGGCAAGGCGGTGCAACTCGGCGGCGGTGGCTATAATGGCACTCTCGTGACCGGGCTGGGGATCGCTGGCTTGCAGCCTGCGACCGTTCCGACGCCGCTCAGGCAGGGCTACGTCACGCTCGGCAGCGATGGCGGCCACAAAGGCGCACCCGGCTTCGACGGCACCTTCGGCATGAACGACGAGGCCCTGCTTAATTTCGGCAAGCAGGCGGTCAAGAAGACGCACGATGTCGCGCTGGCGGTCGTGAAGGCGCGCTACGGAACGGCGCCGCGCCGCTTCTACTACATCGGCAACTCCCAGGGCGGTCACGAGGCGCTCGATGCTGCGGCCCGCTATTCCGCCGACTACGATGGCGTCGTTGCCAACTACCCGGCCTACAATGTCACCCTGCTTCATCTCGGATCGCTAAACGCTGGTAAGGCGCTCTACGCCAATGGCGGAGCGGGCTGGATGAACGCCGCAGAAACCAAGCTGCTCACGGATGCGGTGCATCAGGCCTGCGACGGCCTCGACGGAGCACAGGATGGCATCATCAGCAACATCGCCGGATGCAACGCGGCGTTCAACATCGAGACCGTGAAAAGCACGTTACGCTGCCCGAACGGTTCCGACACCGGCGATACCTGCCTATCCGACGCGCAAATCGCAGCGGTGGAGAAGATCGCATCACCCTACCGGCCCGGATTTGCCATTGCGGGAATGGAGGAGTTCCCCCGCTGGTCGCTGCTGGAGGGAGCCCGCTTCGAGGGACGCTCCACCTTCGGCACGCGTCCGGTTCCGGGCAATCCTCCAACGTCGGCCGATGCCCTGCTGTACAATGCAGGTGCGGCTACCACAAAGTTCATCCTGACCCGCAATCCCGCCTTCGATGCGCTGACCTTCGAGCCGACCACCCTGAAGGGGCGCACGCAGGGAGCGGGCGCCATCATGGATGTGACCGACATCGACCTCACCCCTTTCCGCCAGAAAGGCGGCAAGATCATCCTGCTGCACGGCACCACGGACGACTTCATTACGCCGCACAACACGGTGGCCTATTACAACCGCCACAAGGCGCTGCAGGGCGAGGCCAACATGGACTCGTTCGTCCGCTTCTACGTCGTCCCTGGCCTCAGCCACGGCTTCGGCGCGTTCAATGCAAAGTACGACGGTCTGGCGGTTCTGGATAACTGGGTGGAGACCGACAAAGCGCCCGAAACACTCGTGGCGATCGACGGCAACCAGGGTGCCAACCGCACCCGTCCGATGTGCCGCTATCCGTCCTGGCCGCGCTATAATGGCTCTGGCTCCATGGACGATGCCGCTAACTTCAACTGCGTCAGCCAGTAA
- a CDS encoding mandelate racemase/muconate lactonizing enzyme family protein produces the protein MRIVEIKTAVVAYHGKATLIRIDTDAGISGYGEANPDAGAAAIVGLISELKSELIGEDPRNVEYCWEKLRRKHVFAGAQSGIFLIALSGIEMALWDLAAKAAGQPLYRMFGGKFRDRIRLYADCGDGDGPAGSPEGCASRARRMVAEGFTALKFDIDDLGHPAKFDAVNHTINGAELRFMVERVAAVRDAIGPDIDLCIDLHARYDVPSACRIASEMERFNLLWLEEPIPAENVEALKQIRMRSKTPICVGENLYLRWGFRELLQGQCADVVMPDVPKCGGLSESRKIAHLAEIYYLPFAPHLVSTPLGTMATCHVCGSVPNFLVLEWHALEEREVWDSYVHVPNGGKSILNDGHITLPDAPGIGVELNLEGVRKHAVAGYGVFD, from the coding sequence ATGAGGATTGTCGAGATCAAGACCGCAGTGGTTGCCTACCATGGCAAGGCGACACTGATCAGGATCGATACGGATGCCGGCATTTCCGGGTATGGCGAGGCTAATCCCGATGCCGGCGCGGCGGCGATCGTCGGGCTGATCTCCGAACTGAAATCCGAACTCATCGGCGAGGATCCCCGCAACGTCGAATATTGCTGGGAAAAGCTCCGGCGCAAGCACGTCTTTGCCGGCGCCCAATCGGGAATCTTCCTCATCGCGCTGAGCGGCATCGAGATGGCGCTTTGGGATCTGGCAGCCAAGGCGGCCGGTCAGCCGCTTTATCGCATGTTCGGCGGAAAGTTCCGCGACCGCATCCGCCTCTACGCCGATTGCGGCGACGGAGACGGCCCTGCCGGGTCCCCCGAGGGTTGCGCCAGCCGGGCAAGGCGCATGGTTGCGGAGGGTTTCACGGCCCTCAAATTCGACATCGACGATCTCGGGCATCCGGCAAAGTTCGATGCGGTCAATCACACGATCAACGGCGCCGAACTGCGCTTCATGGTGGAGCGGGTGGCCGCCGTTCGCGATGCCATCGGACCAGACATCGATTTATGCATCGACCTGCACGCCCGTTACGATGTACCGAGCGCCTGCCGCATCGCCAGCGAGATGGAACGGTTCAACCTGCTCTGGCTGGAGGAGCCCATTCCGGCCGAGAATGTCGAAGCGTTGAAGCAGATACGGATGCGCAGCAAGACGCCGATCTGCGTCGGTGAGAATCTTTATCTGCGTTGGGGGTTTCGTGAGCTCCTCCAGGGGCAGTGCGCCGACGTGGTGATGCCGGACGTTCCCAAGTGCGGGGGACTTTCGGAGAGCCGGAAAATCGCGCATCTCGCGGAGATCTACTACCTTCCTTTCGCTCCGCATCTCGTATCCACCCCACTTGGCACCATGGCCACCTGCCATGTTTGCGGTTCGGTGCCGAACTTCCTCGTTCTCGAGTGGCACGCCCTTGAGGAGCGTGAGGTTTGGGACAGCTATGTCCATGTCCCGAACGGCGGAAAGTCGATCCTCAATGACGGGCACATCACCTTGCCTGATGCGCCGGGTATAGGAGTCGAATTGAACCTCGAAGGCGTCCGCAAGCACGCCGTTGCAGGCTATGGCGTTTTTGATTAA
- a CDS encoding DUF433 domain-containing protein: MADDTIISDSEILSGMPVIKGTRVPVYDLAASVKAGISRDRILAAYPTIKEHHLDLAVAYAEANPLTPQPRNWPPVVNGTVVESGHNPRQKK, encoded by the coding sequence ATGGCGGATGACACGATTATCTCGGACTCCGAAATCCTGAGCGGCATGCCGGTCATCAAAGGAACCCGCGTCCCAGTCTATGACCTAGCAGCGTCCGTGAAGGCAGGGATCTCACGGGATCGCATACTGGCCGCCTATCCCACCATCAAGGAGCATCATTTGGATCTGGCTGTCGCATACGCAGAGGCCAATCCTTTGACGCCGCAGCCCCGTAATTGGCCACCAGTGGTCAACGGAACCGTGGTCGAATCCGGACACAACCCGAGGCAGAAGAAATGA
- a CDS encoding Fic family protein produces MAADYVVHEGRSGRYIKQPTGYRAFIPAPLPPDPHIEIDHEMQRILIEAHRELGRLEGSIQTLPNPDLFVFMYVRKEAVLSSQIEGTQASINDLLKAEAKVFDPETPQDVDEVLNYVKAMNYGLARLKDLPLSMRLIREIHGHLLNGVRGGQLQPGEIRRSQNWIGPQGSTLLNATFVPPPYQDAEIALSDLEKFLHAEDHIAPLVRIGLAHAQFETIHPFLDGNGRVGRLLITFFLCEQGILEKPVLYLSHYFKQNRLEYYDRLQAIRDKGDWEGWLKFFLRGVASVASQATRTAREIVDLRENHRVLIAEHFGASGGKAMQVLEHLYTRPTVTVNQVRELLGVSFPNANNLVERLTEHKILSEITGQARNRVFLYEPYIELFRKI; encoded by the coding sequence ATGGCCGCAGACTACGTTGTGCATGAGGGGCGTTCAGGCCGGTACATCAAGCAACCTACTGGATACAGGGCCTTTATTCCGGCCCCGCTGCCCCCAGACCCACACATTGAAATTGATCACGAGATGCAACGTATCCTGATCGAGGCGCATCGTGAGCTAGGCCGGCTTGAGGGTTCAATCCAGACGCTTCCGAACCCTGATCTCTTTGTATTCATGTACGTTCGCAAAGAAGCGGTACTGTCTAGCCAAATTGAAGGCACGCAAGCCTCGATCAACGATCTCCTGAAGGCGGAGGCTAAGGTTTTTGATCCTGAGACTCCTCAAGACGTAGATGAGGTTCTCAATTACGTAAAAGCAATGAACTATGGCCTCGCGCGCTTGAAAGATCTGCCCCTTTCCATGCGGCTCATCCGCGAAATTCATGGCCATCTTCTGAATGGCGTTCGTGGCGGCCAGCTTCAGCCAGGAGAGATACGCCGTAGCCAAAACTGGATCGGGCCCCAAGGCAGCACCCTCCTGAATGCTACCTTCGTGCCACCTCCCTATCAGGATGCTGAAATTGCTCTTAGCGATCTGGAAAAGTTTCTGCATGCAGAGGACCACATCGCACCGCTCGTCCGAATTGGCTTGGCACATGCACAATTTGAAACGATCCATCCGTTCTTGGACGGAAATGGCCGTGTAGGACGTCTTTTGATCACTTTCTTCTTGTGTGAGCAGGGCATTCTTGAGAAGCCAGTTCTATATCTGTCACATTATTTCAAGCAAAATCGCTTGGAGTACTATGATCGCCTCCAAGCTATTAGAGACAAAGGAGACTGGGAGGGCTGGCTGAAGTTCTTCCTACGTGGGGTCGCCTCGGTTGCATCGCAAGCTACTCGCACCGCGCGAGAAATCGTCGATCTGCGCGAGAATCACAGAGTTCTAATCGCGGAGCACTTTGGCGCTTCAGGTGGTAAGGCCATGCAGGTTCTGGAGCATCTATACACCCGGCCGACCGTAACTGTTAACCAGGTGCGGGAACTCCTCGGAGTAAGTTTCCCCAATGCGAACAATCTCGTTGAGCGCCTGACAGAACACAAGATTCTCAGCGAGATCACCGGCCAAGCGAGAAACCGTGTCTTCCTGTATGAGCCCTATATCGAGCTCTTCCGGAAAATTTGA